TTCGGCCAGCGCCTTCTTCGTGTCGTCACTGTGCTTGGTCCAGTCGGCATACGGGTCCGGTTTCTCGTGCGGCTCCATGATGCGGGACTGCTCGCGCATCCGATCGACCACGTACTTCGCCAGCTTGTACGGGTTGTTCACCGGGCCGGAGCCGAGCTTCTTGGTGATCTCTTCCAGATCGTCGAGCACCTCGGGGGCCATTTGTCCCGTGTGCGGTTTGCCGGCCAGAACCTGTTCGATGCGGTACCGGAACGCCTTGAACAAGAAGTTGCGGACGATGGCCCCCGTAACGGCTTGTTCGGACTGCGGGTTGGTGCTGACCGGGACCGGCCCCTCCATCACCTTGCGCGCGTCGTCGAGGAGCTTCTTTGCCTGCGTCGTCTCGCCGAGCTTCGCCACCGCGAACGCGAACAGCAGGTCCACGAGCGGGTGGTTCGCCTTGAGGTGCTCGTTCTTCTGCACCGCGGCGGAGTCGTCGATCCACTTGCGGATCGTGGTGTGCAGCTCCATCGACTTGTCGCGCACCACGCGCATGCGCTCGGAGTCCTTCACCCCGGCCACGCGGAGGAAGTACGGCAGGTCGCGCTCGGCCTGGAGCCCCTGCTCGAGCAGCCGCTTCAGGAGCCGGTCGCGGACCCGGGCGAGCCCCAGCACGTCCGCACCGGAGAGCTGCGCGAGGCGGAAGCCCGCGAGCCACACGGCCCGGACCGGGAGCGAACTGTCGTGCGTCTCGAGGTAGTTCTGGACCGCGGGGAGCCGGGCGAGGAGCCACGGCGGGACCGGCTGTTGCGACGCGAGCCACAGGAACGCCGACACCACCGCGCGCGACTCGGCCAGCCCCGACCCCGTGTGGTGCAGGAGCTTGTCGAACTCGTCGGCCTTGATGGTCGCCCCGGCGCTCGGGAGCTCGCTCCGCACCCACCCCGCGAGCCACGCCGGGGGCAGCGGGTCCGCGTCCCACAGGGCGTCGAGCCAACAAATGGCCGCGTCCATCGGCTCTTTGGCGCCCGAATAGGCGGCCGCGAGTTCGGGCCAAATCGCCTGGCGCTCGGGGCCATCAAGCGGGCCTTCGAGCGCGAGGAACTGAGTTTCCAGTTCCGTGGCCTTGAGCTTCCACTCGTTCGGCTTCTTCACCTCTTCAACGGGCGGCAGGAACTCCGCGGACGTTGTGGGCTTACCGCCCGCGGGCTTGCCCTTCGCGCCGGCTTTGGGTGCGGTGCCGACGCCCTTCGGCGCCTTCACGTCGTCGTCCTTCTCCTTCGGGTCTTTGTCGCCCTTGTCCGGCTTGTTCTTCGGGCCGCCCACGTCCTTGCACACGAAGTGATCGAAGTCGAACCGCGTCGCCTCGATCCACGCGGCGAGCGCCTGCTGTTCCGCCTCGATGACGTAATCGACCCAGTCCTCGATCGAGCGGAACGCGGCGTCCGGGATGAACTCCGGCGTGAACCCGCTCTTGTCGTCGGGGTAGAGCCACACGACCTGATCGGCGTCGTCGGCGAGGAGCTTGCGCACCGCGTCGCGCCGGAGCGTGGGGTGGAGCCGCTTGCCGACCGGGAGGAACAGGTTCGGCAGCTTCCAGAACGGCTTGAACGCGAGCGCGTGGTCGAGCGCGAGGACCGGGGGCGTGAGCTTCGACGGGCGCACGCGGAGCACGACCGTGCGCGTGCCCTGTGCGTCGGTCGCGACCGCGAACATGAGGCGCTGGAGCAAGCGGTCGTCGGAGTCGCGCACGAGCGTATCGAGCTGCTCGACGGCGTTCTCCCGCAGCACCCACAGCTCCGCCGTGTCGCTCGCGTTCCCGCCGGTGAGCTTCAGCGGGACGGACATCTTCTTGGGCGCTTTGGTCTCGGTCCACCCCACCGGCGCCGTCGGCAGTTTGAACTGCATGATGTCGTAAACGTCCTGGAACGGGGCCTCGTCCAGGTAGAGCCACTCGCGCGGTTCGCGGATCAGAAGCAGTTGCTTATCGGACACGCGGAGTTGCTGTGCGAGCGGGAGCGTGTGCCCGACTTCGACCCACACCCGCGGCGCGCGCTCCAGGTAGGCGCGGATCGTGCCCGCGGTGCCGGACGAGCTACTGTCGACCGCGCGGAGCAGGGTGTAGTACGGCGGGCCGATGACGCGGAGCAACACCCGCTTGCTCTCGCCGTCGCCGTCCGTCGCGAACCACCGGAACCCCTGCCGGTCGTTGCCCAGGCGCAGCATTTCGGAGACGAGCGTGGGCAGGTCTTCCGCCTTCTCCAGCTCGAAGAGCACGGGGGCCTGGTTCGAGACGGTGGGCGCGATCGGGTCGCGCGTGACCGGGAGCAACTGCGGCCAGCAGGTGATCTCTTGCGGATTATCGGAGGCGTGGCGCTTCGATCCCTTCACGCCGATGCGGTCCAGGTTCTTGGTGACCGTGCGCGTGAGGTTCGCGGTCGATTCGACGTAGATCTTGCCCTGGTCGTCGAAGCTCACGGCCGCGGGCGCGAGGGTGACGTCCGCGGGCACGATGCCGCTCGTGAGGGCGAGGCGAACCGTGTCGAGATCGGGGAACAGCAGGATCATGGGTTCAACTGCGAAAAGGGCTGTGCTTGAGTTTGAGTGCGAGTACGTTTGGCGATAGCCGGTCGGGTGTTCGAGCTCCACCAGCGAGCAATTGCAGCAGGTATTTGCGAACGGCGCGGCGTAAGCCCGCCGGTTAAGCATCAACCCACATTTGCTTTTCCACCAAGTCGTTCACCGGATTTGGTAGCTCTACCGGCGGGCTTACGCCGCCGTTCGCCCGGCTTGCTCTTCACCACGGGACTCCCCGGCGGAGCGAACTACGAGCCCTTGTTACCGGCCTTTTGTTTTTCCGGCTCGTTGGGCTGGCTCACCGGGCCGGCCGGTTGCGCTTCGCTCTCGCGCTCGACGATGATCTCGCCCATGTCTTCGGGCTTGATGCCCTTGCCGATGAGCTTCTCAACCAGCGCGCGGTGCATCTGCTCGTGCTCGATTGGCAGCGCGTCCGGGTCGGAGTCGAGCTTGATGATGATGTTCTGCTTGCCGGTGTTCGGGTCGCGGCGGAGCATGATAATCATTTCGGCCATCGAAACGCCTTTGTGTTGAGTGCTCGGTTTCGGTCAGGCGCTCTCGCGCTCGATGATGATCTCGCCCATGTCCTCGGGCTTAACTCCCTTGTCGATGAGTTTCTCGACAAGGGTGCGGTGCATCTGCTCGTGCTCAATCGGCGTCGCAGGGAACTCGACTACGATGATTAAATCGATCTTCCCCGTAGTCGGATTTCGCCGCTCGCGGATCTCCATTTTGCCCCCCCCACCAGCCGGCTCACACCGGCCGTTCGCCACGAGCGTTAGTCGTCTTTCTTCTTCGCGGGCTTCTTCTCGCCGCTCGCTTCGGTCGTGGTCCCGGCGCCGGTGCCGAGCTTCACTTCCGGGCCGGGCGCGCCCACGTCCTTCGGGTACTTCGCCCGCAACTCTTCGATGATTTCCTTCGTCCGGTCGCCCTCGATCGTCTTCTTCTCCGTCAGCTCGTCGCGGATCTTCAGGAGGTCCGCCTTGTGCTTGGTGAGGATCGCCGCGGCGCGGGCTTGGGCTTCGACGATGAGCGTGTTCACCTGTCGGTCGATCGCTTCGGCCATTGAGCCGGAGAGCACCTGCCGGTCGCCCTTGTGGTCGCGGAACGACCGCAGCGGGGCCGCGAGGTTCGACATCCCGCACACCTCGACGATGTACTCCGCGAACATCGACGCCCGCGACAGGTCCGAGTTCGCTGCACCCATCCCGCTGGCGCCCGTGGACACGTCGCCGACGAGCAACCGCTCCGCCTCGATCCCGCCGTACAGCACCGTGATCTGGTCGAGCATCTCGTTGCGGCTCATACCGATCCGGTTCTTCTCGTGCTTGAACTGCGTGAAGAACGGCGCCCACGGCATGTCGCTCTGGATCGTCACCTTCTCGGGCTGCTGGTGGTGCTCGCAGAAGATGGACACGAGGAAGTGCCCGGCCTCGTGTGTGGCCACGACGGGTAGATCCTTCTCGTGAACCTCCACCTTCTCATCGAACTCGGTGATCGCTTTTTCGATCAGTTTGGGCGTCGTTTCGCCGGTAATGTTTTCGCGCATCCGCAGGCGCGCCACCGATCGGCACAGGGCGTTCAGGTGGTCGCCGCTGAACGCGGTGCCGGTCGGCGTCATGTACCGGTTGCCGGTGCGGTTGATCGCGTACTCCATCGCCTCTTCGGTGAACTGGAGCTTCATCTTCTTGTTGTAGATCTCGAAGATCGCGCGGCGGTCGTCGTCGTCCGGGTACGGGATGTGGATGTGGAACTCGAACCGGCCGGGGCGGAGCAGGGCGGGGTCGAGCGACTCCACGAAGTTGGTCGTGCCCACGATGAACACGAGTTCGTCCTTGTGGAACCCGTCCATTTCGGTGAGCAGTTGGTTCACCATCGAGTGCTCGACGCCGCTGCCGGTGTACGTCCCGCGTGCGGTGGCGAACGAATCGATTTCGTCGAACACGATGATCGACGGCGCCGATTGCCGGGCCTTGTGGAAGATCTGGCGCAGGTTCTCTTCCGATTCGCCGACCCACTTCGACTTCAGTTCCGGGCCGGACACGATGGTGATCGCGGCGCCGATGCTCGCGGCGATGGCCTTCGCGAAGTAGGTCTTACCGGTACCCGGTGGCCCCCAGAAGATCATGCCGCGCGGAATGAGCTCTTCGAGGCGCGAGACCTCTTCGGGGTCCGTGGCGCGGTCGCGCTTCGAGAGCGTGTCGAGGATTTCGCTCTTGAGCTTCGCCTTCACCTTCACGTAGCCGCCGATGTCCTTGTCCAGATCGACGGACGGGATCTCCATGTTCCCGCTGAGCGTCGATTGCCGCACCTGCGCGTAGGCGCGCTTCGGGTCGGCGGGGTAGTCCTCGCCCTCGAGCGTGGAGAGCAGCCGGCGCAGGCGCACCGCGTTCACGCCGGAGACGTACTTGTAGAGCTGCCACGGCGAGAAGTCCTTGCCGAACTTGCGGCTCTCCTTCTGCGTGATGAGGTGGCGCAACCGGTTCCGCGAGGTGCCGAGGATGCTCAGCCAGTGCGGGAACAGGTTCTCGATCACCTTCGGCAGCGAGAACGACGGGTCTTTGAACCCGAGCCACACGAGTTCGGGGTTCTCGTACAGGAGCGGAATCACCTCGCGCGCTTCGCTCGTGAGCCCGCCCTGGCTGGTGGTGAGCAGGTCCAGGTGCGGAAGCACAACGACTCGGCGCTCGGTGGCGCCGCGGACGGCGTCGCGCAGTTGCCCGATCATGGTCCCGATGAGGCCCATTGGCATCGCGCCCTGTTGCGGGTCGCGCTGCCGGCCGTCGAGGTAGATGCACTGGAGCTTGGCCTGGCGCAGCCGGTCACGCACATTCATGAACAGGTACGGCGCGAGTTCCTTGTCGCACTCGATGAGCGTGGGCAGCCCGCGGATGAGCTTGCTGGCCACCTCCGCGAGTTCCTGGCTGTACGCTGCCTCGACTGCTTCGCCCGGCGTGAGCGAGGTGGGCAGGTCTTTTTCGGTGATCGTGATGCTCATGTGTCGCGGGGGTCAGGATTCGGAGTCTTAAAGGTCACAGGGCTTCCGCCCTGTGCTACAACAGCCGGCCCTCCGGGCGGAAGACAGCGCGGCTTTCTCTTCGCCCCGGAGGGGCCGGCTTCCGTAGCACAGGGCGGAAGCCCTGTGGCACCGACCGTAAGGTTCACACTTCGACCTTGATCGTGAGCGAACCGCTCTCGGGGTCTTCGCTGATTTCCTTCACGGTGCCCATCTGTTGGGCCTTCTGCTTGAGCGCGTCGCGGGTCACCTGGTTGACCACTTCGGAGATTTCGGGCTGGAGCTCCTGGAGGTGCTTTTCCAGCGCCTCGGTCGCCTTGCCCTGGAGCCGCGACTGCTCCTGGTCGAACTTCTTGTCGAGGTCTTGCTTGAGCTGGTCCTTGACCTTCTCGCGGAGGTTCTTTTCGTTCGGCCCGACGTCGTTGAAGCCGGTGGCCTCGCGCTTCACTTCCTGGTTGATCGTTTCTTCGGTCTCGGCCTTGACCGAAACCTCACCGGTGCAGGGGTCGATCTTCACCGTCAGCTCGCCGTCCTTGCGGGTCATCGTGCCGTCGTCTTGTTCTTCAAACCCGCGCTTCTTGAGCTCCTCTTTGAGGAGCGTGGCCATGTCTTCGGGCGGCAGGATTTCGAGGATCTCGAGTTCCGTGCAGATCTCGTCCCCGGCCTTGAGATTGCGGGTCTCGGATTCTTTCACGGTAATGCGGTACGCGCGGCTCATGGTTACTCCTGTAGGGTGGGTCGTGCCCACCATTCGGGTCGGTGCCGGTGGTGGACGCTGCCCACCCTACGAAAGCGTCGTTCGGAACGGATATCGGCTCTCGATTAGCCGGGGCTACCTTCGGGGTTTTCGCCGCCCGAGGCTGTGCCGCCCGCTCCGGGCTGTCCGGCCACGGGACCGCGGAGCGGTTCGAGCATTTCGACCGCGGCGCGAGCGCGGGCGGCGACGCGATCGCCGTTGGCCGCCTCCCAGTCCGCCTTCCACATCTGACTGGCCTGGTAGTCGTCGTCAAAATACCCGACGAACCGGGCACGCTCCTGCCAGGTTTCCAGAACTTCCATCTGGCGCGGGAGTGCGAGCGCGGCACGCTGCGTCTCCAGGCGGTCGGCGAGGCGCTGCGGGCCGCTCCCCTGTAACCCGCCCGTCCAGAACACCGGCGTTAAATCAGACTGAAGCACCTGTGCATTGGTTCGCAAGACGAACCGCGCGAGGTCCGTTCGGCGCGCGACTTCCGCTGCTTGGACGAACCCCCGCAGGGCCGCAAATTCGGCTTGTCCCTGGTGCCGCATCTTCTTCCAGTCGCCGATCTGTCCTTTGTCGCGTTCCGATTTCACCCAGCGGTGCGTGAGGTGCGTTTGCATGCACTCCAGAAGCACCGCGCTCAGTCCCGTAAACATCGGGGCGAAATCGGGCGGTTGCGGCTTGGTGCTCTCCGGGTCGGCCGCGTCTTGCGGGGCAATGAGCCAGCAAAACGGGTTCCGCGCGAACGTGTCCTTGCGCCGCAGGACCGTGAGCACGTCCGGGTCCGACCGCATCGCGTCGAACGCCAGCGCGAAGAACAACTCGTCGGTTGGTGTGAGCGCTTTCGGTGCCGCGTCCCACATCAGTTTCGTTTCATGGACCTTTTCGGCCGTCAGCCAGAACAGGAAATCGAACACCGGGCGCGAGAACTGGAGCGTCCGCTCGTCGAGCGGGATGCGGTCCCAGACGCGCCCGGCGACGGGGGCGTGGGTCCGCAAGTATTTGTCGTTCCGCCAACCGCCGGCGCGCGTCAGGAACAGCACCAGAGCTTTGCCCAGCGTGTCCTTCACCAGATCGACCGCGCCGCCGCTGATGCAGTCCGGTTTGGTGGTCGCGGTGCGAACGAGTTGCAGACCCTGATCGGCCGGGAAATGCCCGACGAGGAACCGCAGGATGCGGAGCAGGTTGAACTCGAACTTCGACACCTGCCGCGGCCCGTCCGGTTCCGGCGGTCGAGACGGTGGGGGCGCAGCGCGCGTCATTTGGCGTCGGTCTCGTGCGTGGTGCTTTTCGTCTCAGGGGCGATCGGGAGCGGGACCGGTTTTTTGCGTCTCCAACCCTTCCACAAGCCTACAGCATTCGCGGCCGGAAAGCCATTCACGCTGATCTCGCGCCCGACGACGCGGATCTCCAGTGTGTTCTTCGTCCGCCACTGTTCGTCGTAGGAGTACCGCGGCGTCAAGAAGTGGATGCGCTGGTTGCGGGAACCGATCCACCGGCGCTCCGTATCGGGCTCTTCGCGGAGATACGGGCCGTCCACGAGAATGTCCGTCAGGCCGATCAACTCCACGATGTCCGGATCGGCCTTTTCCCGCAATTCTTCGATGGTGAATCCGCTAAAAATCATGACGGACAATCCGAGCTCGCGAGAGGCTTGTGCGAGTGCGAGAGCCGCGGGCGCGTGAGCGGTGGGTTCGCCGCCGAGCAGCGTGATTCCCTCAATGCCGCTTTCGTCGCGTGCTTTTTGAATCGACGCGGTCATTTCACGGAGCGTTTTCGTTGCGCCACCCTTAAACGACAGGAACTCCGGGTTGCAGCACCCGGGGCAACGCAGCGGGCACCCCTGGAACCACAGCGCGAACCGCTTGCCCGGTCCTTCGGCTTCGGTGCAGGGTACCACTTGGGCGATCTGCATCGTCAGGTCTTCCGCGGTGCCGGTCATCGCGTGTTGGTCGCTCCAAAAGGGTTGCGGCATTATACCCGCTGGGCGATGCGCACAACCCCTGATTTGCGTTCGCCATCCTCAATCTGAATGGTACGATCCACGAACTTCCGCACGGTTTCCACGTTGGTTGTCAGGTGCCGCGTGATTTCCGAGGTGCGGTACTCACTGGCGTCGTCACTGAACGCGAGCGGGAGCAAGAGTTGGTCGGCGGAGTGCGGATCGACGGGGCACTTTGCGTCGCGGAACGGGACGGCTTCGTGCATCGCGTCGTCGGCGACACTTTCCGACGGCTTGCCGCGCTCGCCGAGCCCGAAGAACAGCGCCGGCACTGGCGCCTGCCGGAAGATCACCGCCGCGACGCTACCCGGGTTCGCGGCCTCCCACTCTTCGACCGGGATGTGCGACTCGACGCCCTCCGCTTTCAACTGCACACTCAACCGACGCGCCTGGCGCTTACCCACGGATTCCGGTAACCCCGCGAACGCGCTGAACCCGCCCGCGGTGGTCAGTTCCGGGCACGTCAGGAGCGAGAGCCCC
The Gemmata palustris DNA segment above includes these coding regions:
- a CDS encoding AAA family ATPase gives rise to the protein MSITITEKDLPTSLTPGEAVEAAYSQELAEVASKLIRGLPTLIECDKELAPYLFMNVRDRLRQAKLQCIYLDGRQRDPQQGAMPMGLIGTMIGQLRDAVRGATERRVVVLPHLDLLTTSQGGLTSEAREVIPLLYENPELVWLGFKDPSFSLPKVIENLFPHWLSILGTSRNRLRHLITQKESRKFGKDFSPWQLYKYVSGVNAVRLRRLLSTLEGEDYPADPKRAYAQVRQSTLSGNMEIPSVDLDKDIGGYVKVKAKLKSEILDTLSKRDRATDPEEVSRLEELIPRGMIFWGPPGTGKTYFAKAIAASIGAAITIVSGPELKSKWVGESEENLRQIFHKARQSAPSIIVFDEIDSFATARGTYTGSGVEHSMVNQLLTEMDGFHKDELVFIVGTTNFVESLDPALLRPGRFEFHIHIPYPDDDDRRAIFEIYNKKMKLQFTEEAMEYAINRTGNRYMTPTGTAFSGDHLNALCRSVARLRMRENITGETTPKLIEKAITEFDEKVEVHEKDLPVVATHEAGHFLVSIFCEHHQQPEKVTIQSDMPWAPFFTQFKHEKNRIGMSRNEMLDQITVLYGGIEAERLLVGDVSTGASGMGAANSDLSRASMFAEYIVEVCGMSNLAAPLRSFRDHKGDRQVLSGSMAEAIDRQVNTLIVEAQARAAAILTKHKADLLKIRDELTEKKTIEGDRTKEIIEELRAKYPKDVGAPGPEVKLGTGAGTTTEASGEKKPAKKKDD
- a CDS encoding 4Fe-4S single cluster domain-containing protein; its protein translation is MPQPFWSDQHAMTGTAEDLTMQIAQVVPCTEAEGPGKRFALWFQGCPLRCPGCCNPEFLSFKGGATKTLREMTASIQKARDESGIEGITLLGGEPTAHAPAALALAQASRELGLSVMIFSGFTIEELREKADPDIVELIGLTDILVDGPYLREEPDTERRWIGSRNQRIHFLTPRYSYDEQWRTKNTLEIRVVGREISVNGFPAANAVGLWKGWRRKKPVPLPIAPETKSTTHETDAK